In the Gloeocapsa sp. PCC 73106 genome, ACCAGCAAACGCGATTTTTTATTCTTGATGCTGATGAACGTACCCTTATCGGGTATTCTGATGGTGTTAGCTTGGCGCCTCAAAAAAATAGGTTTATACGGTCAGGGAGTTTTAATCCTAATCCTGTTAGCTTTAGTAGGTTTATACCTGTTTCAAGCCTATAATTGCTGGAGCGCCAATAAAGAATTACTCTCAGGTAAAAAACGCTACGCACCAGAAGACCGTTACAACTTTTCTCAAGTAGCTATGCTCGAATTAACCTATCTAGCTAATTTTGGTTCTGAGTTAGCAGTAGTTTCCATGCTTCCAGCTTTCTTTGAAGGAACCTTTACTCTTAACGCAACCAAAGCAGGGATGATCGCCTCTACCTACGCCTTTATGAACTTAATGGCGCGTCCGGGTGGTGGTTTAATCTCCGACAGACTGGGAAGTCGTAAAACCACTATGACTGTACTCACAGCAGCTATGGGTATCAGTTATCTGATGATGGGGAGCGTTAACAGTGGTTGGTGGATACCCGCAGTAATTTTATTGACCATGGCTTGTTCCTTTTTTGTGCAAGCAGGAGAAGGATCTACCTTCGCGATCGTACCTTTAGTTAAACGTCGAGTAACCGGACAGATAGCAGGTAATGTGGGTGCTTACGGTAACGTGGGTGCAGTAGCTTTTTTAACCATCTTCAGCTTATTACCAGAATGGTTGAGTGGTGGTGGTGAAATAACCCCCGCCGTAATCGGTCAAGCTAATACTATCTTTTTCCAAATGATGGGAGTCGTGGCTTTAATAGTAGCTTTTTTGTGTTGGTTCGTACTCAAAGAACCCAAAGGATCATTCTCAGAACATCACGAAGGGGAAGAAGCAGACATATCCGAGACGATGCAGAAAAAAATGGGGACTAAAGCGATAGATTGATTACAATTTACTCTCGCAGAACCCCTAACAATAGAGATCAAACACAATGGCTAAATAAATATGGTTGACTCAGTAAAAACTCTCTGTCCCTATTGCGGTGTAGGTTGCGGTTTAGAGGTATCCTCGCCTCGATTTTCCGGAACTGGTAACCCAACAGACGAACAAGGTAATCCTATTTGGAAAGTAACGGGCGATCGCGCTCATCCTTCGAGTCAGGGAATGGTCTGTATCAAGGGGGCGACCATTACTGAATCTCTCTACAAAAACCGTCTAGAATACCCCATGATGCGGGATTCTTTGGAAGAACCATTTCGTCGCTGCAGTTGGGATCAAGCCCTAACGAGAATTGTCGATCACATTAAGTTATTGCGCTCTACTCAAGGGGCTGATGCCATCTGTATGTATGGTTCAGGTCAATTTCAAACGGAGGATTATTACATAGCCCAAAAACTACTCAAAGGTTGTCTCGGAACTAATAATTTTGATGCTAACTCGCGTCTGTGCATGTCTTCGGCGGTATCTGCTTACATCAAAAGCTTTGGTAGTGATGGTCCTCCCTGTTGTTACGAGGATTTAGAGCACACCGACTGCGCTTTTTTGATCGGGACTAACACCGCAGAATGTCATCCCATCGTTTTTAACCGTCTACAGAAATATCTCAGAAAAAATCGCAAAGCTAGGTTAATCGTAGTCGATCCCCGCACGACTAAAACCGCAGAAGCGGCACATCTCCATCTAGCGATTAAACCCGGTACAGATATCGACTTACTCAACGGTATCGCTCATATACTCCTGGAATGGGGGGAAATCAATACCTTTTTTATCGATGAATGTACTAAGGGCTTTTATGAATACGCCGAGGTGATCCGCCATTATCCCCCAGAGTTAGTGGCAGCTAAATGCGGTATAAGCGTGCCTCAACTGAAAAAAGCCGCCCGCTACTGGGCTAAAGCTAACCGAGTCCTCTCCCTCTGGTCTATGGGGATCAATCAATCCTCAGAGGGAACCGCTAAAGCCAGAACCCTAATTAACCTGCACTTGATGACGGGTAATATCGGTAAACCCGGTGCTGGTCCATTTTCTCTGACGGGTCAACCCAACGCCATGGGAGGAAGGGAAGCAGGAGGGTTATCCCATCTGTTACCAGGTTACCGTTCCGTACTCAACGCCGAACACCGTCGGGATGTAGAGCAGTTTTGGAAACTAGAACCGGGGAGGATTTCTCCTACTCCAGGACGCGACGCTTGGCGCATGATTACGGGCTTGGAAACGGGTGACGTGGGTTTACTGTGGATCGCCGCGACTAACCCAGCGGTGAGTATGCCCGATTTAAGCCGCACCAAAGCCGCTTTACTCAAGTCCCCCCTGACGGTGTATCAAGACGCCTATTACCCCACGGAAACCTCCGCTTACGCTCATATTCTTCTACCCGCGGCTCAATGGAGCGAAAAAACGGGGACAATGACTAATTCTGAGCGCGTGGTTACCCTCTGTCCCCAATTTCGTCTCCCACCAGGAGAAGCTAAAGCCGACTGGCAAATATTTGCCGAAGTGGGTAAGAGATTGGGTTTTACTTCTCAGTTCAATTTTAAAGACTCAGCAGAGGTATACGCTGAATTTGTGCAGTTGACGCGCGATCGCTTCTGTGATCTCACTGGTATTAGTCATCAAGCTTTACTGCGTTCTGGTCCCATACAGTGGCCCTGTCCTCAAGATCACTCCCGGGAGAGTAAACGTCTCTATACCGATTTCCGCTTCCCTACCCCCGATGGTCGCGCTCAATTCGCCGCTTATCACTCTAAAGGTTTGGCTGAACCTCCTGATCCAGAATATCCCTTTATCTTAACCGTGGGTAGACTCTATGGTCATTGGCACACACAAACGCGCACCGGTCATATCCCTAAAATTACCAAAATGTACCCCTATCCTCGTCTGGAAATTCATCCTCAAGATGCAGCTCGAATTAATATCGCTGATGGGGAGTGGTTGGAAGTGC is a window encoding:
- a CDS encoding MFS transporter — encoded protein: MLTEMWSLRGRYKILHFTWFAFFLSFVVWFNLAPLATQVAADLNLEVGQIRTLAICNVALTVPARIIIGMLLDKYGPRITYSLLLIYAAIPCIAFAMAQDFGQLVVSRLALSIVGAGFVIGIRMVAEWFPPKEIGIAEGIYGGWGNFGSAAAAFTIPAIAAWLAFGAINPQTGEALLNWRLAIAGTGIIAAIYGVFYYFNVQDHPPGKVYQRPKSARGLEVTSKRDFLFLMLMNVPLSGILMVLAWRLKKIGLYGQGVLILILLALVGLYLFQAYNCWSANKELLSGKKRYAPEDRYNFSQVAMLELTYLANFGSELAVVSMLPAFFEGTFTLNATKAGMIASTYAFMNLMARPGGGLISDRLGSRKTTMTVLTAAMGISYLMMGSVNSGWWIPAVILLTMACSFFVQAGEGSTFAIVPLVKRRVTGQIAGNVGAYGNVGAVAFLTIFSLLPEWLSGGGEITPAVIGQANTIFFQMMGVVALIVAFLCWFVLKEPKGSFSEHHEGEEADISETMQKKMGTKAID
- a CDS encoding molybdopterin oxidoreductase family protein — its product is MVDSVKTLCPYCGVGCGLEVSSPRFSGTGNPTDEQGNPIWKVTGDRAHPSSQGMVCIKGATITESLYKNRLEYPMMRDSLEEPFRRCSWDQALTRIVDHIKLLRSTQGADAICMYGSGQFQTEDYYIAQKLLKGCLGTNNFDANSRLCMSSAVSAYIKSFGSDGPPCCYEDLEHTDCAFLIGTNTAECHPIVFNRLQKYLRKNRKARLIVVDPRTTKTAEAAHLHLAIKPGTDIDLLNGIAHILLEWGEINTFFIDECTKGFYEYAEVIRHYPPELVAAKCGISVPQLKKAARYWAKANRVLSLWSMGINQSSEGTAKARTLINLHLMTGNIGKPGAGPFSLTGQPNAMGGREAGGLSHLLPGYRSVLNAEHRRDVEQFWKLEPGRISPTPGRDAWRMITGLETGDVGLLWIAATNPAVSMPDLSRTKAALLKSPLTVYQDAYYPTETSAYAHILLPAAQWSEKTGTMTNSERVVTLCPQFRLPPGEAKADWQIFAEVGKRLGFTSQFNFKDSAEVYAEFVQLTRDRFCDLTGISHQALLRSGPIQWPCPQDHSRESKRLYTDFRFPTPDGRAQFAAYHSKGLAEPPDPEYPFILTVGRLYGHWHTQTRTGHIPKITKMYPYPRLEIHPQDAARINIADGEWLEVRSRRGKACFLTQITRAITPGTVFVPMHWGALWAQHAEANLLTHSEACPISLEPELKACAVQLIPVLASSATLIDVSELNSKLANF